The following are encoded in a window of Limibacter armeniacum genomic DNA:
- a CDS encoding flippase, whose product MLNKITTYFNNLRNNRSLMEVANNANWLMLDRVMRIVLGLLVNAWVRRYLGPDEIGKWDFVLAISGIFVIISALGLEQLVTRELVNTPKLRNTILGTAFSLRLVSGIITSAGCIGAILLLEGVDPTYLVLVGIAAGGILVQATEVIVFFNQSLLKARNSVLAKGPSFFIFSIIKVGLILTHQPLVAFAWAYLGEMVLSAILLLYIYQRNEKQLGKWHYNRKMSRKLLSQSWPLMAAGIAYMMYMRIDQVMLGTMMDAKEVGLYATATKLYEVPLSVLTILGTTFFPKLTEFYKKGENFFFDNYRRMVQLMTLIAYLGLVATVIIAPWFIPWLYGEEYHASTDILLILMVGIIFMYNGGLRGSYLTISNQQRIILWFAFGAPIINIGFNLLLIPKLGGKGAALASVITQIIVTQLFSLFFSSTRKVLRIQLRSLLLLDTVSTIKAIAKGKQD is encoded by the coding sequence TTGCTAAATAAAATTACGACTTACTTCAACAACCTACGCAATAATAGGTCCCTTATGGAAGTAGCCAACAACGCCAACTGGCTGATGCTAGACCGTGTCATGCGGATCGTATTAGGGCTACTTGTCAATGCTTGGGTAAGGCGTTACCTTGGTCCTGATGAAATAGGAAAATGGGACTTTGTTCTGGCTATTTCTGGCATCTTTGTCATTATCTCAGCATTGGGTCTTGAGCAGCTCGTTACACGTGAACTAGTTAACACTCCTAAACTCAGGAATACCATTCTTGGAACTGCCTTTTCTCTACGTCTAGTGAGTGGGATTATCACCTCTGCTGGGTGTATTGGGGCTATTTTGCTATTGGAAGGTGTTGATCCTACCTATTTGGTTTTAGTAGGAATTGCAGCTGGAGGTATTTTGGTTCAGGCAACAGAGGTGATTGTGTTTTTCAATCAAAGTTTACTCAAAGCACGTAACTCTGTACTAGCAAAAGGACCCTCCTTTTTTATCTTTTCCATAATTAAGGTAGGGCTGATTTTGACTCATCAACCTTTAGTTGCATTTGCTTGGGCATATTTAGGAGAAATGGTTCTCTCCGCAATTCTATTACTTTACATCTATCAGCGTAATGAAAAACAACTGGGTAAATGGCATTACAACCGTAAAATGTCTCGAAAGCTGTTGTCTCAAAGTTGGCCACTGATGGCTGCCGGAATTGCATACATGATGTACATGAGAATTGACCAGGTTATGCTTGGAACTATGATGGATGCCAAAGAGGTAGGACTGTACGCTACAGCTACCAAGCTCTATGAAGTTCCACTTTCTGTACTGACAATACTAGGTACTACATTCTTCCCCAAGCTGACCGAATTCTATAAAAAAGGGGAAAACTTCTTCTTTGATAATTATAGGAGAATGGTACAGTTAATGACCTTGATTGCCTACCTTGGACTAGTTGCTACAGTTATTATTGCGCCTTGGTTTATACCGTGGTTATATGGAGAAGAATACCATGCTTCTACTGATATATTGCTGATCTTGATGGTTGGAATCATCTTTATGTACAACGGTGGGTTACGAGGAAGCTACTTAACGATCTCCAACCAACAGCGTATTATATTATGGTTTGCTTTCGGTGCTCCTATTATCAATATTGGATTTAACTTGCTACTGATTCCAAAACTTGGAGGTAAAGGTGCGGCTCTGGCTTCTGTAATCACGCAAATTATCGTTACCCAGCTTTTCAGCTTATTCTTTTCTTCTACTAGGAAAGTGTTACGGATACAGCTACGTTCGCTTCTACTTTTGGACACTGTAAGCACAATCAAGGCTATTGCTAAAGGAAAACAGGACTAA